A region of Juglans regia cultivar Chandler unplaced genomic scaffold, Walnut 2.0 Scaffold_24022, whole genome shotgun sequence DNA encodes the following proteins:
- the LOC108998289 gene encoding transcription factor BEE 3-like — MAEFTVDLQIFRVSFPVSDIDPNMEIANQYAGLNPSVLTTSDMDFQCLMPFSSDNFFNNHQALEFTGTLVENFPWTLHQLNQNVVPIAQPMNVSAGNELHDSKKRKAMDKPESSSGTSSPQVSESGIKRKNSSGRGKRVKSNEKEEEKPKEVVHVRARRGQATDSHSLAERVRRGKINERLRCLQDIVPRCYKSMGMAVMLDEIINYVQSLQNQVEFLSMKLTAASSFYNFNSDTNTLETMQRAKAYEAKELERLMKEGYGGVTCFHSTWSL, encoded by the exons ATGGCTGAATTCACAGTAGATTTGCAGATCTTTAGAGTCTCATTTCCTGTGTCAGATATTGATCCAAACATGGAGATAGCAAACCAATATGCAGGACTAAACCCAAGTGTGCTGACCACTTCAGACATGGATTTCCAGTGCTTAATGCCTTTCTCCAGTGATAATTTCTTTAACAATCATCAAGCACTAGAATTCACTGGAACCTTGGTTGAAAATTTTCCTTGGACTCTCCATCAGTTGAATCAGAATGTGGTGCCTATTGCTCAGCCTATGAATGTTTCAGCTGGAAATGAACTCCATGACAGTAAGAAGAGAAAAGCAATGGACAAGCCAGAGAGCAGCTCTGGCACCTCAAGTCCCCAAGTTTCTGAATCTGGAATCAAGAGGAAAAAC agttCAGGAAGAGGGAAGAGAGTGAAAAGCAAcgagaaggaagaagagaaaccaaaagaaGTTGTTCATGTTAGAGCTAGAAGAGGCCAAGCTACTGATAGTCACAGCTTAGCAGAAAGG GTTAGAAGGGGAAAGATCAATGAAAGACTCAGATGCTTGCAAGACATTGTCCCTAGATGCTATAAG AGCATGGGAATGGCAGTGATGCtggatgaaataattaattatgttcaGTCCTTACAAAATCAGGTCGAG TTCCTATCCATGAAGCTTACTGCAGCAAGttcattttataacttcaaCTCAGACACAAATACTTTAGAAACAATGCAg AGAGCCAAGGCATATGAGGCAAAAGAGTTGGAGAGACTAATGAAAGAAGGGTATGGAGGAGTCACTTGCTTCCACTCAACCTGGTCTCTTTGA